Within Candidatus Methylomirabilota bacterium, the genomic segment TGCCCCGAACATCGGCCACGACTACGGCGGGCGGCCCATGGTCGCCTGGCTGGAGAGATAGCCGCCGTCCGGGGCGGCGGGCGTTAGGGGCGCGGGGTCGGGGCTTCGAGCCACACCGTCGAGAGGCGGTGGAAGCCCGAGGGGTGCAGGCGCAGGCCCCGAACGTCCGGCCGCGCCACGGCCCAGAGCAGCTGCACGTACAGCGGAATCCACGGCAACTCCTCGGACAGCAACGCCTGCGCGCGCTGGTAGAGCCGCTGGCGCTCCGGCCGGAAGGAGAGCTGGCTGGCCCGGATCAGGGCGTCGTCGAGCCGCGGGTTCCGGTAAAACGAGAAGTTGAGCGCCTGCCGTCCCCGGCTCGCCCCCTCGCTCGTCGACAGCGGGTAGAGGAAGAGGTGGGGGTCACCGGCGGTGACGCTCGCCTCGGCGAGCACCATGTTGTGCTCGCCGGCGGCGCGGGCGGCCGCGGTGACCTGCTCGGATTCCACCCGGAGCTTTACGGGGATGTCGGCCCCCTGCAGGCTGACCTGCAGCGCCTCGGCCACCGCGTGCATGTGCACGGGCCCGCCGTCACTCGACGCCAGCAGGGTCGGGGTGAACCCCTGCGGCCAGTTCCCCTCCTTCAGGAGGCCGGCCACCGTCCTGCGGGTGCCGCCCAGGATCGGTCCCCCCTCGCGCCGCGCCCACACGCCCGGGGGCAGGAACGACTGCAGCGGCACGGCCGCGCGGTCGAGCGCGATCCCGAGGACTGCCGGATCGATCGCCGCCGCCACCGCCTGGCGGATCTTCTTGCGCGAAAACGGCTCCTTCTCGGTCTGGAACGCCAGGTAGCCGACGCGCGGGCCCGGAATCGAGAGCGTCCACTGCGCGCGGCGGGGCGGCTCCGCCGGGAACCACACGTCGAGCGCCCCCGCCTCGAACTCCGCCTCGGCGTGGTCATCGGTGGCCACGTCGAGGAAGACGAGGCGGTCGGCCCGGGGCGGCCCCGCCCAGTGGCCAAGGACGACCTCCAGGGTAAGGCGTCCGTTGGACGCGTCGACGATGCGGTAGGGACCGGTACCGACGAGGCGCTCACCGCCGTCGGGCGCCGGCGTCTGCCGCGCCACCCCGAACCCCGGATGCGCGAGCACGGTCAGCAGCGGCGCGTACGGCTGGACGAGGGTGAACTGCACCGTGTGGGCGTCGACCGCGCGCACCTCTTTCAAGACGCCCGGCGCGCCGCGCAGTAGCGCCGCCCACACCGCGGCGGCGGGCTGGGTGCCCACGCGGAGATGGCGGTCGAAGCTTGCCGCGACCGCCGTGGCGGTAAGTGCCGTTCCGTCATGAAAGCGCACATTGTCACGCAGGGTAAAGCTCCAGACCAGACCGTCGCGCGACATGCTCCAGCGCGTGGCGAGGGCG encodes:
- a CDS encoding ABC transporter substrate-binding protein, coding for MLGRRTVGVLWIAVAAFFAWLSALSAQTAPPAPRREVRIGIPGLSTTIDLGTTLEGAVPLIARQIFDTLVTYREGTTDIEPALATRWSMSRDGLVWSFTLRDNVRFHDGTALTATAVAASFDRHLRVGTQPAAAVWAALLRGAPGVLKEVRAVDAHTVQFTLVQPYAPLLTVLAHPGFGVARQTPAPDGGERLVGTGPYRIVDASNGRLTLEVVLGHWAGPPRADRLVFLDVATDDHAEAEFEAGALDVWFPAEPPRRAQWTLSIPGPRVGYLAFQTEKEPFSRKKIRQAVAAAIDPAVLGIALDRAAVPLQSFLPPGVWARREGGPILGGTRRTVAGLLKEGNWPQGFTPTLLASSDGGPVHMHAVAEALQVSLQGADIPVKLRVESEQVTAAARAAGEHNMVLAEASVTAGDPHLFLYPLSTSEGASRGRQALNFSFYRNPRLDDALIRASQLSFRPERQRLYQRAQALLSEELPWIPLYVQLLWAVARPDVRGLRLHPSGFHRLSTVWLEAPTPRP